A window of the Henckelia pumila isolate YLH828 chromosome 3, ASM3356847v2, whole genome shotgun sequence genome harbors these coding sequences:
- the LOC140892939 gene encoding transcription factor bHLH162-like, translated as MIIAMGKTKLSSCSSIHGVAPKIERKVIEKNRRNRIKILYSELFSLVPSSHASREALALPDQIDEAAKYIEEKKLKLQNLRQKKESLSRANFMRTPESSFTSDDHQPIITSTPLVQVQDMGQNMEVILANGLADYSMFLAIIRDLLHQDGVLEIANANFLVHGSSIIHVLHDKVEKPKSSYGGETSTGRSEAGSICESSSREVPLNVWETYGIDPSSFWDLGNQQVPFWQAAGFI; from the exons ATGATCATAGCAATGGGAAAGACTAAGCTTAGTTCATGTTCTTCCATCCATGGCGTTGCTCCGAAAATCGAAAGGAAAGTTATAGAGAAGAACAGGAGAAATCGAATCAAGATCCTTTACTCCGAGCTCTTTTCTCTTGTTCCCAGCAGTCATGCTTCCAGG GAAGCGTTGGCACTGCCGGATCAGATAGACGAAGCTGCGAAATATATAGAAGAAAAGAAGTTGAAGCTTCAGAATTTGAGGCAAAAGAAGGAATCCCTATCGCGAGCAAACTTTATGAGAACACCTGAATCAAGCTTCACTAGTGATGATCATCAACCAATAATTACATCGACTCCTCTTGTTCAAGTTCAAGATATGGGGCAGAATATGGAGGTGATTCTAGCGAACGGGCTGGCGGATTACTCCATGTTTCTTGCCATTATCCGTGACTTGCTTCATCAAGATGGAGTACTGGAGATAGCAAATGCTAACTTTCTTGTGCATGGGAGCTCAATCATTCATGTTCTCCACGACAAG GTGGAGAAGCCGAAATCGAGCTATGGAGGGGAAACATCTACAGGAAGGTCGGAGGCCGGATCGATCTGCGAGAGTAGTAGCCGCGAAGTCCCACTAAACGTGTGGGAGACGTATGGCATAGATCCATCCAGTTTTTGGGATTTGGGTAACCAACAAGTACCATTCTGGCAAGCAGCAGGATTTATTTAG
- the LOC140892507 gene encoding uncharacterized protein — protein sequence MAENSMRENPSTAPTVQDNPDSPILLRFVGKRRTWVCLFVSVYSVLLYLSWNLLTSVLNWYESESPDAAAASSTGLSALYASLLLGMAFGVLSMVAALAVAVPATLVTWISVLVLLAFCGKPRRTLVVEGKKLTAEIAGLVLRVLIKEGNIVAAVCAVLGYFALVRNNKENQFD from the coding sequence ATGGCAGAAAACTCCATGAGAGAAAATCCCTCCACAGCACCAACTGTCCAGGACAATCCCGATTCGCCAATCCTTCTGAGGTTCGTCGGCAAAAGAAGAACATGGGTTTGCCTATTTGTCTCTGTTTACTCCGTTTTACTTTACCTTTCTTGGAACCTCTTGACGTCGGTTCTCAATTGGTACGAATCCGAATCACCGGATGCTGCTGCTGCTTCTTCCACTGGGTTGTCGGCTCTTTACGCGTCGCTTCTGTTGGGGATGGCTTTCGGGGTTCTTTCGATGGTGGCGGCGCTGGCCGTGGCCGTCCCGGCGACGCTGGTGACTTGGATATCTGTGCTCGTGCTCTTGGCTTTCTGCGGGAAGCCCAGGAGGACCTTGGTGGTGGAGGGTAAGAAATTGACGGCTGAGATTGCTGGGTTGGTTCTTAGAGTGCTGATCAAGGAAGGGAACATCGTGGCTGCTGTTTGTGCTGTTCTTGGCTACTTTGCCCTTGTTAGGAATAACAAAGAAAACCAATTTGATTGA
- the LOC140891798 gene encoding putative ubiquitin-conjugating enzyme E2 38, with protein MEIDSDLLPSDDSIPMDSKSDEVFVEKNVVNSTSIDASVSESPNSETFNESDILNLEDENEGDLDDEDDAFIDDCDISEYGSDENYFYEDNDDDDYSSMQAQFDNVDIPPGVEASVTWLKDSTLSSNAPTRSGSASSSVCAAASVPVPLNGKCEATVSSNSSLCTESSSNGKEKKVNEVDILIKYEAFKQFDVVDDYSDHHYGNARSQEQEPSKAWSKKIQGEWKILEKDLPDTIFVRVYESRMDLLRAVITGPQGTPYHDGLFVFDVLFPPSYPDVPPMVYYYSGGLRLNPNLYDCGKVCLSLLNTWTGKATEKWQPKSSTMLQVLVSIQALILNAKPFFNEPGYDTQYVGQEGERKSNSYNEDVFILSLKTMIYTLRRPPKHFEDLVSGHFRSHAHAILSACRAYMNGALVGSLVNGSVPGGTATQDIGSPGFKEAVGRMLNGLISNFTRYGAQDCEQFRLQQ; from the exons ATGGAGATTGATTCCGATCTTCTGCCGTCCGACGACTCCATTCCCATGGACTCTAAAAGCGACGAG GTGTTTGTAGAGAAGAATGTCGTTAATTCTACTAGCATAGATGCATCAGTATCTGAATCTCCCAATTCAGAGACTTTTAATGAGTCGGATATATTAAATCTGGAGGATGAGAATGAGGGTGATCTGGATGATGAAGATGATGCATTTATCGATGATTGTGACATTTCGGAATATGGTAGTgacgaaaattatttttatgaggacaatgatgatgatgactacTCAAGTATGCAGGCACAATTCGACAACGTGGATATACCTCCTGGAGTGGAGGCATCGGTTACTTGGTTGAAGGACAGCACATTGAGTTCCAATGCTCCTACACGATCTGGTTCTGCCAGCTCTTCTGTTTGTGCGGCAGCATCTGTTCCAGTTCCTTTGAATGGCAAATGTGAAGCCACTGTTTCAAGCAATTCATCACTGTGTACAGAATCTAGCTCTAATGGAAAAGAGAAAAAAGTCAATGAGGTTGATATTTTGATAAAGTATGAAGCTTTCAAGCAATTTGATGTTGTTGATGATTATTCAGACCATCACTATGGCAATGCGCGCAGCCAAGAACAGGAG CCATCCAAGGCATGGAGTAAGAAAATCCAAGGGGAATGGAAAATTTTGGAGAAGGATTTACCAG ATACAATATTTGTAAGAGTTTATGAATCAAGGATGGATCTTTTGAGGGCTGTCATTACAGGACCACAAGGCACTCCCTACCATGATGGTCTTTTTGTTTTTGATGTTCTGTTCCCTCCCTCGTATCCTGATGTACCACCA ATGGTTTACTATTATTCTGGTGGCTTGCGGCTAAACCCAAACTTGTATGATTGTGGGAAAGTGTGCCTCAGTCTGCTGAACACTTGGACTGGTAAAGCAACCGAAAAGTGGCAGCCGAAGTCATCCACCATGTTGCAGGTATTGGTGTCTATTCAGGCTCTTATTCTGAACGCAAAGCCCTTCTTTAACGAGCCTGGATACGACACCCAGTATGTTGGCCAAGAAGGAGAGAGAAAATCCAATTCATATAACGAGGATGTATTCATTCTGTCATTGAAGACAATGATTTACACTCTTAGAAGGCCACCAAAG CATTTTGAGGATCTTGTGTCTGGCCATTTTCGTTCCCATGCCCATGCTATTCTATCAGCATGCAGAGCATATATGAATGGTGCTTTGGTCGGTTCCTTGGTCAATGGAAGCGTCCCAGGTGGAACTGCAACTCAGGACATAGGATCGCCTGGTTTTAAGGAAGCGGTTGGAAGGATGTTAAACGgtctcatttcaaacttcacgAGGTATGGCGCCCAGGACTGTGAGCAGTTTCGCCTCCAACAGTAA